In the Ignavibacteriales bacterium genome, TTAGGTATAATCGGTATTTTTCCTTCATAAATTTGAAGAAAATTGATTTATTCGAAGTAAGATCGTTTAATAGATCCATAATTAATCCTAATATTATTTCCGATTGATGTTATCTGAATGTGGAATAAGTGAGTCTAAAATAACTACGCAAAGTTATGAAATACTAACCACTTTTTTGTTTTTTGTTGAAGAAATCATAGATTTGTATCCAAGATTAACAATCGTTAATCTTTCAATTTGGTCAACGACCGCTATTATGTCTATCTGAACTCAGAGATATTCTTTCTTTGATTCAAAACAAATTTGGATTATTTTCTGTTGTTAATGGAATTTTATTAACAAGTTTTTACAACGAAATTCCAGCGGAAATGTAAGCTTTAGATTTCGAAATAATGAGAATTGAATGCCATTATTTGAAAAAAATAAATCATTTTATCATAACAAGACTTACAATTCTACCAATCCTTATCTATGAAAATCTATTAATTAACTTATTCATTAATGATAAATCAATACTAAAACATATGGGAGGTCTATGAAAAGAATCAAAGAACTTCTCCGTTCTAGAACCACCAAACGGTATTATCTCCTCTTTATGATGATTGCATTTGCAGTTGGATTTGTTTGGCTGCCCGGCTCATCAGATGCATCATCGCAAGTTGTAGAAGAAGCTAAGAAGTTTGTTCCATTTTCTCTTTTTACCGATCCAAAGTATTCACCGATTGAAGTGATTGCTCTTTTTGTAGTATTAGGAATTGCAATTTCGGGATTACTTTATGCTTTGTTGCTTGTAAAACAAGTTATGAAAGCTGATAGCGGTACAAAGAAGATGCAAGAAATTGCTGCTGCTGTACGTGAAGGAGCTAATGCTTATTTAGCGGCTCAATTTAAAAAAATCGGTCCGCTCATTGTTATCATAACCATACTCCTTTTTGTAACATACACAGGTAGCCAAGGCGCTTTCCGTTGGGGACGTTCCGGTGCATTCTTAGTTGGTTCATTGTTCAGCTGGCTTGTAGGATTTGTTGGAATGCGTCTGGCAACACAAGGAAATTTACGAGTAGCTGCCGCGGCAAAAAGAAGTTACGGCGAAGCTATGCAGCTTGGTTATAGAACAGGAACTATTACCGGTATGTTAACTGATGGTCTTGGTCTTCTTGGCGGAACAATAATCTTTTTACTTTTTGGTGATCTTGCTTACGAAGCATTACTCGGTTTTGGATTCGGAGGAACTTTACTAGCATTATTCATGAGAGTTGGCGGCGGTATCTATACAAAAGCAGCAGATGTTGGTGCTGATCTTGTCGGTAAAGTTGAAAAAGATATTCCTGAAGATGATCCGCGTAATGCCGCAACAATTGCTGATAACGTTGGTGATAATGTAGGCGATTGCGCAGGTATGGCTGCAGATATTTTTGAGAGTTATGAAGTAACAATAGTTGCAGCAATGATTCTTGGTATGTCAACATTCGGTCATAAAGGAGTAATCTTTCCATTGTTAGTTCGCGGTATCGGTGTTCTTGGTTCAATCATTAGTACTTACACTGTGAAAGCCGGACCAAACGATACATCAGATACAGCACTTAAAAGTGTCCATCGCGGGTTCTGGATCGGATCTATGATCAGTGTTCTTGGATTCTTTTTACTCGGATTCGGTTACTTGCATTTTGATGCAAATTATTTTTTGAATAATCCAATGGCTCTTGCAGGATTTCCAAACGGAGATCCGGCTAACTTAGGATGGTTCGCAAATTTTGGAATGATGGGTTTGGATTTACGTCCAGCTTATACTTGTTTGATCGGAGTTTTTCTGGCAATCGCATTAAATAAATTAACAAGCTACTACACACACACAAGCCATGCACCGGTAAAAAGTTTGGCAAAATCTTGTCAGACCGGACATGCAACAAACATCATTCAAGGATTTGCAGTTGGTTATGAAAGTACTGTTGCAGCAATCGTTGTTATTGCAATTGCTATTCTACTTTCAGTTTTAGTTTATGCCGGAACGCCGCCTCTCTTTATTGCATACGGTGTAGCTATGACCGGTATCGGTATGCTTACACTAACCGGTAATACAATTTCGATGGATGTTTTTGGACCAGTAGCAGATAATGCAAATGGTATTGGTGAGATGGGCTACGATAAAGAAGAAATGGAAAAAGCACAACCCGGAAGTTATAAGAGAGCAAGGCAAATTCTTTCTGATCTTGATGCTGTTGGCAATACAACAAAAGCTGAAACAAAGGGAATTGCAATTGGCTCCGCTGTAATTGCTGCTGTATCGTTGTTCTCCAGTTTCATAGCTATTATTGCTGTGGGAAGTGAAGAGAAAATTAATATGATGACGGTTAGTCAATATCTTACTGAAGCTGGAAAGATTACAGTTGCTAATCCAACAGTGTTCATCGGATTCTTAATTGGCGGCGCTGTTCCATTCTTGTTCAGTTCAATGTTGATTCGCGCGGTTGGGCGTGCTGCTTTTTATATTGTTAACGAATGCCGGATTCAATTCCGCGATAAAGAAATTTGGGCCGGAACAAAGAAACCTGATTACGGCAGAGTTGTAAATATTTGTACAGTTACTGCTCAGAAAGAATTAATTGGTCCTGGGATCCTTGCAATAATGACTCCAATTTTTGTAGGATTTATTTTAGGTCCTTATGCACTTGGCGGATTTTTAGCTGGAATGATTCTGGTTGGTCAGTTACTTGCAGTATTCATGGCTAATGCCGGCGGTGCATGGGATAATGCTAAGAAGATGATAGAAGATGGTCTTTATGGCGGTAAAGGTTCTGAAGCTCATAAAGCTGCAGTAACCGGCGATACAGTTGGCGATCCTTTAAAAGATACTGCCGGACCTGCGATCAATCCATTGATAAAAGTTATGAACATGGTTAGTTTATTAGCGCTTGGACTTGTTCTAAACTATAATTTAATTGCACCGAAATCAGATGGAAGAGTAATCGGAGTAATTGTTGTTCTTGTCTGTGCTGCTGCAATTGGATGGGCTATATGGCAAAGTAAACGAGATACAGGTGATTTTGAAATTGAATCGTAGTAATGAATAAATCACTGATTTGAGAAAAGCCCGTTATGATATAACGGGCTTTTTGTTTTAACTAAAGTGCAAAACCAAATGCATAACGGATGGATAAGAAAAGTAGAAGTGCTCCAATTAAAGCTAAATTTTTTGTAAAGTTTACCGTATCGCCCATCTTCTGCTGTATATCTTGAACAGCCCAGAAGTTGTGCATCA is a window encoding:
- a CDS encoding sodium-translocating pyrophosphatase, translating into MKRIKELLRSRTTKRYYLLFMMIAFAVGFVWLPGSSDASSQVVEEAKKFVPFSLFTDPKYSPIEVIALFVVLGIAISGLLYALLLVKQVMKADSGTKKMQEIAAAVREGANAYLAAQFKKIGPLIVIITILLFVTYTGSQGAFRWGRSGAFLVGSLFSWLVGFVGMRLATQGNLRVAAAAKRSYGEAMQLGYRTGTITGMLTDGLGLLGGTIIFLLFGDLAYEALLGFGFGGTLLALFMRVGGGIYTKAADVGADLVGKVEKDIPEDDPRNAATIADNVGDNVGDCAGMAADIFESYEVTIVAAMILGMSTFGHKGVIFPLLVRGIGVLGSIISTYTVKAGPNDTSDTALKSVHRGFWIGSMISVLGFFLLGFGYLHFDANYFLNNPMALAGFPNGDPANLGWFANFGMMGLDLRPAYTCLIGVFLAIALNKLTSYYTHTSHAPVKSLAKSCQTGHATNIIQGFAVGYESTVAAIVVIAIAILLSVLVYAGTPPLFIAYGVAMTGIGMLTLTGNTISMDVFGPVADNANGIGEMGYDKEEMEKAQPGSYKRARQILSDLDAVGNTTKAETKGIAIGSAVIAAVSLFSSFIAIIAVGSEEKINMMTVSQYLTEAGKITVANPTVFIGFLIGGAVPFLFSSMLIRAVGRAAFYIVNECRIQFRDKEIWAGTKKPDYGRVVNICTVTAQKELIGPGILAIMTPIFVGFILGPYALGGFLAGMILVGQLLAVFMANAGGAWDNAKKMIEDGLYGGKGSEAHKAAVTGDTVGDPLKDTAGPAINPLIKVMNMVSLLALGLVLNYNLIAPKSDGRVIGVIVVLVCAAAIGWAIWQSKRDTGDFEIES